Below is a genomic region from Marinobacter salarius.
CAGCATTTTTGGTATTGGCTTTGCCCCGTGGACAGGTGGTGCCATCCAGTTCATCAACCAATACGGCGTAAGAGCCTTTGCGGAACGGGCGGAATTCCTGGCCGCGCGCTTTGGTGAACGCTTCAACCCACCGCGTCTGTTGTTGGAAAAGGCGGAAAGCAACACGCTCTTCGAGTAACCGAGGCAGTCCTTGCCGGAGTTGCACCCGAGCGCTCCGGCAAGGATTTCACGTCGTCTTTCCGCCGGCTCGCGCGTTCACAAATCTGACGACTTCATGGACAGATTGTCACGTACAGAAACTTCCCCGCTATGGCAACCGCTTCTGTGCTTGCCTACAATAAAACCATGAGCCAATCCAGCGATATCGAAAAAGCGCTAAATCAACTGCCAGCGGCCACTCATCAGGGGTCCCTCTCCGTAGCGCCCGGTATCGTCCACACCGTCAGGTAACAAAGCTTATGAGCATCGCGGAACGATTTGTCACCCGTTACAGCACGACCATGGGTGGGGTAATCCCCGGCAGAAAGACGTTTGCCCTGGCCCTCACGCTCGCACTTGCTGTGCCTGTATCGGCCAAGCTGGACACCGAAAAGGTTTATCAGCCAGTGTCCCCAACGGTGGAGCAGGCCCGCGCCAACATATTGATTGCCCGTCAATTGCAGTTCACCCACTTCCGCGATTTGAGTATTAATGACTCGCTGTCTGGCGATGTGTTTGACGCTTACCTTGACTACCTGGATGGCCAGCGCGTCTACCTGACACAGAAAGACATCGACAAGCTCAGTGCGATTCGGCTTGGGCTCGGATCGGCACTCAAAACCGGTCAACTGCAACCGGGTTTTGATATCTACAACCTGGTTCAGCAACGCATCATTGAACGCCTCGAGTTCGCTCTCGACCTGATCGATAACGGCATCGACAAGCTCGACTTCAGTGCCGACGAACGCATCCTGCTGGACCGCTCCGACGCCGATTGGGCCGCCGACAGAGAAGCACTGGACGACATGTGGGTAAAAAGAATCAAGAATGCCGTCCTGGCCCAACGTCTCAACGATTCCGATGACGAATCCATCAAGGAGGCTCTGCAGCGGCGCTATGAAGGCCAGTTGAAGCGCGCCTACCAAGCACGTAGCGAGGACGCGTTCCAGGCTTACATGAACGCCTTCGCGGGCATGTGGGACCCACATACCTCCTACTTTTCACCGCGCACGTCCGAGAACTTCAACATCAACATGAGCTTGTCCCTCGAGGGCATCGGCGCGGTGCTGCAATCAGACAACGAATACACCAAGGTGGTGCGCCTGGTGCCGGGAGGGCCTGCCTCAAAGCAAGGCCAGCTTGAGCCGGCAGACCGTATCGTGTCGGTCAAACAGGACGACGAGGAAAAACCCGTCAACGTCATCGGCTGGCGCCTCGACGAGGTTGTGGATCTGATTCGCGGTCCCCGCGAATCCACGGTGACCCTGGAAGTCATTCCCGCCGATGCCCCGGATGAAACCGTCACTGAAACCATCGCCATTGAGCGGGACAAAGTGAAGCTCGAGGAACAAAGTGCCAGCAAGGAAGTCATCGAATTCGAACGGAATAACGATACCTATCGCATTGGCGTGATCGACATCCCCACCTTCTATGCTGACTTCAAGGCGATGCAGGATGGCGATCCCAACTACAAAAGCACCACCCGTGATGTTCGCAAATTGATCGACGAGCTGAAGGCGGACGGCGTCGATGGCGTGGTGATGGACCTCCGCAACAACGGCGGCGGCGCACTCCATGAAGCCAATGACCTGGTCGGCCTGTTCATCGAGGAAGGCCCCACGGTGCAGATTCGTAACTCCAACAACGACGTACAGGTACTCAATGACGAAGACCCGTCCGTTGCCTATGATGGGCCGATGGTGGTACTGGTCAACCGAATGAGCGCTTCCGCATCGGAGATTTTTGCCGGCGCCATCCAGGACTATGGCCGGGGCCTTGTGGTTGGCTCCCAGACCTTCGGAAAAGGCACAGTACAGGCCGTTCGCCCACTCAATCACGGTCAGCTGAAAATCACCCAGAGCAAGTTCTACCGAGTGTCCGGTGGATCAACCCAGCACAAAGGTGTGATTCCAGACATTGAAATCCCGTCGCGCGTGGACAAGACCCGTATTGGCGAGGATGCGCTGGATCACGCGCTGCCCTGGGACCAGATTGAAGCCGTGCCACATGCGCGCTACTTCGACTTCAGCGGTATTATCGATGAACTCCGGAAGCGTCACGATACCCGGTTTGAGGAGAACCCGGAGTTCAGCTTGCTGCAAAAGGAAATCGAATTTCTGAAGCAGCAACGTGAACAGGAATACGTCAGCCTGAACCTCGAAAAGCGCAAGGCATATCAATCACAAATCGAGAACACTCGTTTGACCATCGCCAATGCACGCCGTGACATACGCGGTGAAGAAGCCTTCGAAAGCCTGGACGCACTGGACGACTGGCAGGACGAACAGGCGGCGGAACCAGACAGTGCAGACGACGAACTGGATTTCGTTATCCGCGAAGGTGGTAACATCATGGCGGATATGCTTGAGCTTGATCAGCGCATGGCATCCATCCTGGTTCCCAAGCAGATCACCGCCCAGGCGGACACGCTGAGCGGCAAGTCAGGCCAGTAAAGGGTCTCAGCTAAACAATCCCGCCATACCGGTCAGGTTCGGGGTGCTGACCACGCCCTTCTCAGTGACGATGACGTCGATCAGACTGGCCGGCGTCACATCAAACACCGGGTTGAAGGCCTTCACGCCGGTGGGAGCGACCTGAACACCCCGAACCTGCCTGAGCTCCTCCCCCTCGCGTTCTTCAATCGGGATGTCCTTGCCCGACGCGAGGGCCATGTCCACCGTACTGGACGGTGCCACGACCATAAAACCGACTTTATGATGCCGGGCCAGAACCGCCAGGCTATAAGTACCAATCTTGTTGGCTACATCTCCGTTGGCCGTAATTCGGTCCGCGCCGACAATCACCCAACGCACATGACCCGCCGCAAGTATCGATGCCGCCGCCCCATCTGCGTTGAGCGTCACCGGAATCCCATCCCTTGCCAGTTCCCAGGCGGTCAATCGGCTACCCTGAAGCCAAGGCCGGGTCTCATCGGCAAACACATCCTTCAACAGCTTTTTCTCATGCAGCCGCCGGATCACTCCCAGCGCTGTGCCGTAGCCGCCGGTGGCAAGCGCCCCGGTATTGCAGTGGGTCAGAACCGAAAACGGTTTGCTGGCATCCATGTGGGCCAGTGCATAATCCGCCATTGCCAGATTGGCGGACAGGTCGTCCTTATGGATTTGAACCGCCGTTTCGGAGAGGCGCTTTACCGCCTCCTCCAGGGAGTGACACTCTGAGAACACCTGCTCCATTTTCTGCAGCGCCCAGAACAGGTTCACCGCCGTTGGCCGGGAGGCCGCCAGTTCGCGAATGGCCTGCTTGATCTCCGCTTTCCAGTCACCGCCACCAGCGTGCCGGGCTGCAAGGGCAACACCGTACGCGGCGCTGATTCCGATCGCCGGCGCCCCACGCACCACCATATTGCGGATACTCTGAGCCACCCCGGCGGAGCCCTCCAGCGTAATCCAGTGTTCCTGGTCCGGCAGCAGCCGCTGATCCAACAATTCAAGGCTTCCGCCATGCCAGCGAATGGCGACGGTGCCGATGGCACGGTCACCAGATGAAACAGGGGCGCGACTCATTCATTAACTCCTGAGGGATTACAAAACGGCAGTATACCTGTGTTAATACGGTAAACTCAGCCCCCAGGGTAGTTCTCAACCGGGCCGGTCGCTATACTTTCTGGCTACATTTTCAGACAGCGTGGCCCCGTTCCAGGCTGCACGTACAAAGGCAGGGTTAATGACGGCAGACACCATTACCGCAGCAGACATTCGCATCAACGCACGTTGGCTGATTCCCATCGAGCCCGCTGATGTAGTTCTGGAACATCAGGCGGTTCTCGTCCAAGGTGACAGGATTGCCGCCATCGTATCGCAAGACGAGGCGGACGCCCGCTTCCGTACCAAGGAAGTGATCGACCTTCCCAGCCATGTGGTGCTGCCCGGCCTCATCAATATGCACGGCCACGCCGCCATGTCACTGTTCCGTGGCATGGCCGATGACCTGCCCCTGATGACCTGGCTTAACGACCACATCTGGCCCGCCGAGGGCGCGTTTGTCAGCGAAGCGTTCATCGCTGATGGCACCCAGCTTGCCATGGCGGAAATGCTGCGCACCGGCACCACCACGTTTTCCGATATGTATTTCTTTCCGGAAATCGTTGCCCAACTGGCGCACGACGTCGGCATGCGCGCGCAAATCTGCTTTCCGCTGCTGGACTTCCCCACACCCTGGGGGAGCGGGCCGGATGAATACCTGTCCAAAGGCGAAGCGTTCATCAAGCAGTGGCAGGACAACGCCTTCATCATGCCGGCCATTGGCCCCCATGCGCCCTACACCGTATCCGACGAGCCACTGAGTAAAGCCGTAGCGTTATCGGAGGCGACGGGTGCCCCGATCCAGATTCACCTGCATGAAACCGCTTTCGAAGTTGAGGACGCCCTGGAAAAGTCCGGCAAGCGCCCTACTGCCCGCCTGGCGGAGCTGAAAGTACTCGGCACCAACACCCAATGCGTGCACATGACGCAGATTGATGAGTCAGACGTAGCGCTACTCCAGGCGACCGGCGCCCACGTTATCCACTGCCCGGAATCCAACCTGAAACTGGCCAGCGGCCTGAGCCCGGTGCAGACATTCCGCAACGCCGGCGTCAATGTCGCCATTGGCACGGATGGCGCGGCCAGTAACAATGACCTGGACCTGTTCGGCGAGCTCAACACCGCCGCCATGCTGGCCAAGGTGGTTGCAGACGACGCCTCGGCACTGTCCGCCCACGAGGCACTGGCTATGGCGACCATCCAGGGCGCCAGGGCTCTTGGACGCGACCATGAACTGGGATCGCTGGCCGCCGGCAAACTGGCGGACATCATCGCCGTGGATCTTGGCGACCCATTCCTGCAGCCAGTGTATGATCCCGCCTCTCACCTGGTTTACAGCAACCATGGCCGCCAGGTAAGCCATAGCTGGATCAACGGCGTACCCCAGGTGCAGGAAGGCAAACTCACCCGCATTGACGTTCCAGACCTGATGCTACGCGTCCAGGGCTGGGCCGACCGTATTCGCGAACAGCAAACCAGTTGACGCTCACACTCTCAGCGACCAGGCAGAACGGCACATGAGTAACCACAACGTAGACCAGAACGAAATCGCCAAGTTTGAGGCACTGGCCAGCCGCTGGTGGGACCCTACCAGCGAATTCCGGCCCCTGCACGACATCAACCCCCTGCGACTCAATTACATTGATGAACGCGCGCCCCTCGCCGGTAAACGAGCGCTGGACGTCGGCTGCGGTGGTGGCCTGCTCTCCGAGGGCATGGCACTGCGTGGCGCCCATGTCACCGGCATTGATATGGGGGAAGCACCGCTATCCGTCGCGAGACTCCACGGTATGGAAAGCGGCATTGAAGTGGACTATCGCCAGATCACCGTAGAAGAACTGGCGCAAGATCCTGAACACGCAGGCCAGTACGATGTGGTGACTTGTCTGGAAATGCTTGAGCATGTGCCCGACCCGGCGTCGGTGATCAGCGCCTGCGCCACCATGCTCAAACCGGGCGGACATCTGTTCGTGTCTACCATCAACCGCAACCCCAAGTCGTTCCTGTTCGCCATCGTCGGCGCGGAGTATATGCTCCGCCTGCTGCCCAAGGGCACCCACGAGTGGCGCAAGTTTATCCGGCCGTCCGAGATGTCCGACCATCTCCGCCACGCTGGCCTGGACATCCGCGACCTGACCGGCATGACCTATAATCCGATTACCAAAGCCTACCGCCTGGGGCGGGATGTGGACGTGAACTACATGATGCACGCCATGGACACACGAGAGGACAGTACGCCGTCGTGAACGCCACACCCCCAGAGCCAGCCATGCCAGCAACCCCGTCGACCGTCCTGTTTGACCTGGACGGTACGTTGATCGATACCGCACCGGACTTTATTCGTTGCCTGAATGAGCTGCGACTCTCTCACGGTTTACCAGGCCTGCCCGCACCGCATATCCGGCGCTCTGTCTCCAACGGGGCCCGGGCCATGATCAAGATTGGCTTCGGGCTCGACCCGGACCATCCCGACTACCTGGAAAAGCACACCGCATTTCTCGACCTTTACGAGGCCGGCGTTGCCGTGGAAACCGCTCTGTTCGAGGGCATGGACAACCTCCTGAAAAGCCTCGAAGCACGGGGTATCCCCTGGGGCATTGTCACCAACAAGCCGGTTCGCTTCGCCGTTCCGTTGGTGGAAGCCCTGGGACTTGCAAACCGCTGTGCAGCGGTGATCTGCCCCGACCATGTCACCCACCGCAAACCCCATCCAGAAGCTCTGTTTCTTGCCTGCAAGGAAGTGGGCGTCGAACCGACAGCGGGCGTTTACGTAGGCGACCATGAGCGCGATATCGAAGCCGGGCGCAATGCAGGGATGACAACTATTGCGGTTCGTTACGGTTATATCGAGCAGCCGGAAGCCGTTGATCTGTGGCATGCCGACCTTATTGCGGACACCGTCAGCGACCTGGCAAAACTGTTACAATAGCGCCGATGGCAGCACTATTTCAGCATTTCCCAAATGGAGACTCAGAATGCAGGACTATCAAGCACCGGCCGACCTACTGAAAGAACGCATTATCATGGTGACCGGTGCCGGCAGCGGGATAGGAAGGGCTGCAGCAAAGGCCTATGCGGCTCACGGCGCCACCGTCATTCTCGTCGGCCGCACCGTCTCCAAACTGGAATCCGTCTACGATGAGATCGAAGCGGCGGGTCATCCCAAACCAGCCATCGTACCGCTGAATTTTGAAGGCGCTGCGGTGAAGGAGTACGAAGAGCTGGCCATGACCATTGAAGACAACTTCGACCGGATCGACGGGCTTCTCCACAACGCAGCCATTCTTGGCACTCGCAGCCCGATCGAACTGTACGATCCGGAAATCTGGAACAAGGTCATGCATGTCAATGCCACCGCGCCCTTCCTGCTGAGCCGGGCGATGATTCCGTTACTGCGCAAATCCGACGATGCCTCGGTGATTTTCACCGCCTCCGGCGTCGGGCGCCGGGCCAAACCCTACTGGGGCGCCTACGCCGTTTCCAAATTCGCCATTGAAGGCCTGAGCCAGATGCTGGCAGAGGAGCTGGATGACGACCGCCACAACGTCCGCGTGAACAGTCTTAACCCCGGTGCCACCCGTACCAATATGAGAGCCACCGCGTACCCGGCTGAAAACCCGGACCAGAATCCCGCGCCGGAGGAACTGATGCCGGTGTACCTGTACCTGATGGGTAAGGACAGTCACGACGTGAATGGCCAACAGATAGAACGCACAGCCGAAATAATGGAACTGATTTTCTACACCACGTCCCAATGCCACTTGTGCGAACTGGCGGAAGCCCTATTGGTCAGAACGCCCATGCCGGAGCCGGTGCCCGTGGACGCCGTGGACATTGCCCAGTCCGAAAAACTGGTTGAACGCTATGGCACCCGGATTCCGGTGTTGCGCCGTAACGATACCGGTGAAGAACTGGACTGGCCGTTCACCAGTGACCAGTTAATGAATTTTCTTCGATGAGGACAGCCCGACATGTTGATGGTGATATCCCCCGCCAAGACACTGGACTACGAGAGCCCGCTGGCGACCCAAAAGACAACCCAGCCGGACTTTCTCGACGATGCCTGTGAACTGATAGACCAGCTTAAAGACCTGGAACCCCACGACATCAGTAACCTGATGGGGATCAGCGACAAGCTCGGTCAGCTCAATGCTGAACGCTTTCGCACCTGGCACACCCCCTTCACACCGGATAACGCCCGCCAGGCGGTACTGGCCTTCAAGGGCGATGTTTACACCGGCCTGGATGCGGAAAGCTTCAGCGATAAAGAATTCGAGATTGCCCAGAAGCGACTGAGAATTCTGTCCGGCCTCTACGGTGTGCTCAAGCCGCTGGACCTGATGCAACCCTATCGTCTGGAGATGGGTACCAAGTTCGAGAACCGCAGGGGCAAGGATCTGTACGCTTTCTGGGGCAGCAAAGTGACCGATGAGCTTAACCGCTTGTTGAAGGCTGATGATGGCGTGCTGGTAAACCTGGCCTCTAACGAATACTTCAAGAGCGTTCGCAAAAAGGATCTTGAAGGTCGTCTGGTTACACCGCAGTTCAAGGACTGGAAAAACGGCCAGTACAAGATGATCAGTTTTTACGCCAAAAAGGCCCGGGGCCTGATGTGTCGCTACGCCATCCAGAACGACATCACCCAGGCCAGTGACCTGAAGGGCTTTGACCTGGAAGGTTACCGGTTCAGCGAAGAGCAGTCCGATGCGGACAGCTGGGTATTCCTGCGGGATAAGCCGTAAACCGTTCACTGAATCCGGAGACATTAATGAGTGAAGCCGTTTTTTCCCAGCTCGCCATGCTGGTCTTTCTCACAGGCCTGATCGTCTGGATGGGATTCATCGTGTGGGATCTGGCCAAAAAGTCCCAGGCCGGGCGGTTTGGCACCATCATTTTGTTCACCATACTCGGTGCTGGCGTGGTGGGGTTCATCATCAAGACCGTGATGGTGGAGATCATGAAGCTCTAGCTGCCCAAGATGAGGTTTTCAGCATTGTCACTTTACGGCCACGGACCCGTGGCCGTATCATCCCCACCCTTTTCAGACTCTCACCATCATCGAATAACCAACAAGGATCCGGACCATGTGGTTTCGTAATGCCCGCGTATTCCGTTTTACCAAGCCATTCGAAATAACCGCCGAAGCCCTGGAAGAAAAACTCCAGGAAGACGCCTTCAAATCCTGTGGTCCCCAGGAAACCTCACGCCAGGGCTGGGTATCGCCCATGGGTAAGCACAGCGATCTGCTGGTTCATAGCGCCGGCGGCTATCACCTGATTGCCCTGCGCAAGGAAGAGAAGCTGCTGCCCGCCTCCGTCATCAAGGAACTGGTGGACGAGAAGGCTGAAATGATTGAAGCGGAACAACACCGAAAGGTGCGGCGCAAGGAAAAGGACGAACTGAAAGAAGAAGTGACACTGGA
It encodes:
- a CDS encoding carboxy terminal-processing peptidase, which produces MSIAERFVTRYSTTMGGVIPGRKTFALALTLALAVPVSAKLDTEKVYQPVSPTVEQARANILIARQLQFTHFRDLSINDSLSGDVFDAYLDYLDGQRVYLTQKDIDKLSAIRLGLGSALKTGQLQPGFDIYNLVQQRIIERLEFALDLIDNGIDKLDFSADERILLDRSDADWAADREALDDMWVKRIKNAVLAQRLNDSDDESIKEALQRRYEGQLKRAYQARSEDAFQAYMNAFAGMWDPHTSYFSPRTSENFNINMSLSLEGIGAVLQSDNEYTKVVRLVPGGPASKQGQLEPADRIVSVKQDDEEKPVNVIGWRLDEVVDLIRGPRESTVTLEVIPADAPDETVTETIAIERDKVKLEEQSASKEVIEFERNNDTYRIGVIDIPTFYADFKAMQDGDPNYKSTTRDVRKLIDELKADGVDGVVMDLRNNGGGALHEANDLVGLFIEEGPTVQIRNSNNDVQVLNDEDPSVAYDGPMVVLVNRMSASASEIFAGAIQDYGRGLVVGSQTFGKGTVQAVRPLNHGQLKITQSKFYRVSGGSTQHKGVIPDIEIPSRVDKTRIGEDALDHALPWDQIEAVPHARYFDFSGIIDELRKRHDTRFEENPEFSLLQKEIEFLKQQREQEYVSLNLEKRKAYQSQIENTRLTIANARRDIRGEEAFESLDALDDWQDEQAAEPDSADDELDFVIREGGNIMADMLELDQRMASILVPKQITAQADTLSGKSGQ
- the mtnA gene encoding S-methyl-5-thioribose-1-phosphate isomerase; amino-acid sequence: MSRAPVSSGDRAIGTVAIRWHGGSLELLDQRLLPDQEHWITLEGSAGVAQSIRNMVVRGAPAIGISAAYGVALAARHAGGGDWKAEIKQAIRELAASRPTAVNLFWALQKMEQVFSECHSLEEAVKRLSETAVQIHKDDLSANLAMADYALAHMDASKPFSVLTHCNTGALATGGYGTALGVIRRLHEKKLLKDVFADETRPWLQGSRLTAWELARDGIPVTLNADGAAASILAAGHVRWVIVGADRITANGDVANKIGTYSLAVLARHHKVGFMVVAPSSTVDMALASGKDIPIEEREGEELRQVRGVQVAPTGVKAFNPVFDVTPASLIDVIVTEKGVVSTPNLTGMAGLFS
- a CDS encoding TRZ/ATZ family hydrolase produces the protein MTADTITAADIRINARWLIPIEPADVVLEHQAVLVQGDRIAAIVSQDEADARFRTKEVIDLPSHVVLPGLINMHGHAAMSLFRGMADDLPLMTWLNDHIWPAEGAFVSEAFIADGTQLAMAEMLRTGTTTFSDMYFFPEIVAQLAHDVGMRAQICFPLLDFPTPWGSGPDEYLSKGEAFIKQWQDNAFIMPAIGPHAPYTVSDEPLSKAVALSEATGAPIQIHLHETAFEVEDALEKSGKRPTARLAELKVLGTNTQCVHMTQIDESDVALLQATGAHVIHCPESNLKLASGLSPVQTFRNAGVNVAIGTDGAASNNDLDLFGELNTAAMLAKVVADDASALSAHEALAMATIQGARALGRDHELGSLAAGKLADIIAVDLGDPFLQPVYDPASHLVYSNHGRQVSHSWINGVPQVQEGKLTRIDVPDLMLRVQGWADRIREQQTS
- the ubiG gene encoding bifunctional 2-polyprenyl-6-hydroxyphenol methylase/3-demethylubiquinol 3-O-methyltransferase UbiG, with the translated sequence MSNHNVDQNEIAKFEALASRWWDPTSEFRPLHDINPLRLNYIDERAPLAGKRALDVGCGGGLLSEGMALRGAHVTGIDMGEAPLSVARLHGMESGIEVDYRQITVEELAQDPEHAGQYDVVTCLEMLEHVPDPASVISACATMLKPGGHLFVSTINRNPKSFLFAIVGAEYMLRLLPKGTHEWRKFIRPSEMSDHLRHAGLDIRDLTGMTYNPITKAYRLGRDVDVNYMMHAMDTREDSTPS
- a CDS encoding HAD-IA family hydrolase, translated to MPATPSTVLFDLDGTLIDTAPDFIRCLNELRLSHGLPGLPAPHIRRSVSNGARAMIKIGFGLDPDHPDYLEKHTAFLDLYEAGVAVETALFEGMDNLLKSLEARGIPWGIVTNKPVRFAVPLVEALGLANRCAAVICPDHVTHRKPHPEALFLACKEVGVEPTAGVYVGDHERDIEAGRNAGMTTIAVRYGYIEQPEAVDLWHADLIADTVSDLAKLLQ
- a CDS encoding glutaredoxin family protein, translating into MELIFYTTSQCHLCELAEALLVRTPMPEPVPVDAVDIAQSEKLVERYGTRIPVLRRNDTGEELDWPFTSDQLMNFLR
- the yaaA gene encoding peroxide stress protein YaaA, which codes for MLMVISPAKTLDYESPLATQKTTQPDFLDDACELIDQLKDLEPHDISNLMGISDKLGQLNAERFRTWHTPFTPDNARQAVLAFKGDVYTGLDAESFSDKEFEIAQKRLRILSGLYGVLKPLDLMQPYRLEMGTKFENRRGKDLYAFWGSKVTDELNRLLKADDGVLVNLASNEYFKSVRKKDLEGRLVTPQFKDWKNGQYKMISFYAKKARGLMCRYAIQNDITQASDLKGFDLEGYRFSEEQSDADSWVFLRDKP
- a CDS encoding DUF2788 domain-containing protein, which gives rise to MSEAVFSQLAMLVFLTGLIVWMGFIVWDLAKKSQAGRFGTIILFTILGAGVVGFIIKTVMVEIMKL